The Brassica napus cultivar Da-Ae unplaced genomic scaffold, Da-Ae ScsIHWf_2039;HRSCAF=2688, whole genome shotgun sequence DNA segment ACCACCTCGGCACCTCTTCATTACATAGTGTATAAAACGTTCATAATCAGAAGAAAAtgcaagttttttaaaaattaactcAAATTTACTTATATTTTCAGTTCAGTTGCTAACAAATTTTGTTACATTTTCAGCTATAGTTGTCTTGGTAAAAcaaccaaaatttataatattataagaaagtAACAATTTATTGGTTAAGGTACTTTTTAGTTTTAACCTTCAAGATATAAAATTAGACAGCAGATTCCAAAGACAAGGGACACAACCTAAAAAATGAGAGGTGGTGAGAAAAGTTAAACTGAACTTCTCTTCCCCCAACCCACTATATAAATGTAACTATGAGTTAAATCAAattcaagaaacaaaacaacataattAATAGTAAATAGTAATACGAGtagtaaatacatatttttaacaATGGGTGCATATTTTGGAGtttctacaatatttattttctgtttgctGGGGTTTTCAGCCAATGCTGAGGTTTTCAGCATTGATTCCTCTTCAGGTTCTGATATTACTCAGGTTAGTCATGTATTGCTTTTCCTCTATCTTGCGTTACAAGCAATCTAGAAAACCACATTTTTGGCTTAGTTGTTAAAGTTTCATTGTGCTGATATATGCAGGCACTTCTGAAAGCATTCACATCGGCATGCCAATCTCCGTCACCGAGCAAAGTAGTGATCCCAGAAGGAGAGTTCAAGCTTGGTGAGATCGAGATGAGGGGACCATGCAAAGCTCCAGTCGAGATCACCCTTCAAGGCACTGTCAAAGCTGACGGTAACGCGATCCAGGGGAAGGAAAAATGGGTTGTCTTCGGCAACATTAATGGGTTTAAGTTGAACGGAGGTGGAGCTTTTGACGGTGAAGGAAACGCAGCTTGGAGAGTCAATAACTGTCACAAGACATTCAACTGCAAGAAACTTCCCATCGTATGTGCTTCTGTCCTCACttgtttttaagattttgaaattattaCCTAGGTGTTAGATGGTGAGTAGGCTCTTAAGTCCTATATGGATTGTTTGCCCACAAAAATtaaagaattgaaaaaaataaaagtattgaTGGTTTTGAGACCTCAATATAACAGAATTTTAACTAGCTTTtgtgaagaaaacaaaacaacttATTGATGTaattttatctttgttttttatAGAGTATAAGGTTTGATTTCGTGGAGAACGCTGAGATCAAAGACATATCATCGATAGATGCCAAGAACTTCCACATCAACGTGCTCGGAGCCAAGAACATGACCATGAGTAACATCAAGATCACCGCTCCAGAAGACAGCCCCAACACTGACGGTATCCATTTGGGAAGAAGTGACGGAGTCAAGATCCTTAACTCATTCATCTCCACCGGAGACGACTGCATCTCCGTTGGAGATGGGACGAATAACCTTCACGTGGAGAAAGTCACGTGCGGTCCAGGACATGGAATCAGTGTCGGAAGCCTTGGAAGGTACGGCAAAGAGCA contains these protein-coding regions:
- the LOC125599863 gene encoding polygalacturonase-like, with product MGAYFGVSTIFIFCLLGFSANAEVFSIDSSSGSDITQALLKAFTSACQSPSPSKVVIPEGEFKLGEIEMRGPCKAPVEITLQGTVKADGNAIQGKEKWVVFGNINGFKLNGGGAFDGEGNAAWRVNNCHKTFNCKKLPISIRFDFVENAEIKDISSIDAKNFHINVLGAKNMTMSNIKITAPEDSPNTDGIHLGRSDGVKILNSFISTGDDCISVGDGTNNLHVEKVTCGPGHGISVGSLGRYGKEQDVSGIRVVNCTLQETDNGLRIKTWPSAACSTTASDIHFEDIIVKNVTNPILIDQEYCPWNQCNKKKASTIKLVNISFKNVRGTSGNKDAVKLLCSKGYPCQNVEIGDIDIKYSGADGPATFQCSNVSPKLLGAQSPEACSSPLTKLPGQ